The region GCACCATTAAAATCTCTAACCAGTTCACAGGTATCATTATGTCATGTAATAAAAGCTAACGACTTTCTAAAGGGAAACGTTAGGCTAGTAGTCTGGCCTGACTGATTACACCTCTAAAAAAAATTACGCTACAGGAAGGTTCAGCTAAAGGCTAATGCCAGTCGACAACTACTTACTTTCATGAGGTGTATGTTAGTATCCAGCCGATGTTTCGGTTTTATTTAAGTacaaaaatcctcaaataaagaGGCTTGTTTTTCCCGAACACCTCCTATCTCCATTTCGCAAGTCACAAACAGCGTTGCTACGTCAAACCGTGACGTATATACTTCCGGGAGTGCGCGCGCAGACAAGGACGGAAGAGGCGTggaatttttttcaaattaggtttttaaaaaaaaaaaagttttatttatttatttgattcgcttaacatttattattttctatagTACTTCATACACACGCAAAGTAAGCTAATTCGCgccaaaaaaaaagtcagttatGAAAATAATGACTTAGCACAAGGTCTGCTCATAGACTGTATGGGGGCTACTTCCAGTTTGCTCAGATGATAAAGGTGGCTGAAAGCTCCTGAAAATTTACAGTAAGTGTAATAGAAAAAAGGCTATTCGTGGTAAGTCAAAATGATAAGATATTAAGCCAAAataactgttattttatttattttcagggaCAATGCACATTGATCAACATTGCTTTAAATTTAGCCAAAAGGCTAATTTTCAACTGTTGTCCCTTGGCAAGATGTTAACTtagaaacaacacacaacatgtaaaattagAACAGGAGAAGCCAAAACATGAAGCAGCTGAACAGGATAAAAAGCTTATAGGAGTAAAGCAGCATCATGCAAAGTAGGACAATTCAGCCAATTAATACAAAAcaatgttaaagggacagttcaccctaaaatcaaaaatatacatattccctcttacctgtagtgctatttatccatctagattgttttggtgtgagttgccgagttttggggatatcggccgtagagatgtgtgcatttattttaatataatgggactagatggcactcggcttgtgttgctcaaagcgccaaaaaaaaaaattgaaaaactcaacagaaactctgcaactcacaccaaaacaatctagatggttaaaaaagcactacaggtaagagtaaaaaatgtctatttttgattttggggtgaactgtccctttaaacagaCAATCGGTGCAGGcagttaaaatataaaatttacatttcagaagaCTATCTGACAAACAGAAATTATGAAATAACAAGTCAGAAATATTAGATAGGAAGTTAAAATTATGAGGTAGGAAGtcaaaaatgtgtcaatattATGAGAAagatagtagtagtaatagtactAGCCTATATAACATACcttgtgtatactgtatatattagaTTCATTGTATAGTTTACATACCTGTAAATActtgtgtatactgtatatagattcATTGTATAGTTGTCAATACTCTTCTATGTATTTTAAGTTAATCATCTTGCCATCAATATACAATATACTAGACTTGCACTACCAATGTACAGCATATAAACGATCACTGTACAAAGTTAGAGTCCAGAGTATGGTCctagttttatttcagtttgtatTTAGATATCGTATATGCATCATTTATGTTGTtcttatttgatttgtttgagtGTCCTTATGTTATgcctttgacattttaattaagGTGAAAATTCAGGGATGGCTATAATCCCCTTAGACAGTGataatccattaaaaaaaaaccttcataTATTATTCATTCAGCCATTAATTAACCCCAAATTAATAGATGGGTGAATCCCTGCTTTTACACCTGAAGGTTGAAATAAAGGGGTACCtatgatgttattttttttttaatctaaggGGCTTTCAAAAACCCCTTAATTCGTCCAGAAAACCCATTAAAACCCCTTAATATATCACAGTCTTTTTATTTACCCCACATCTGGGGTAAACCTGTTAAATACCCaaatactgaataaaaaatctcttaaaatattaaaatatttctgacCCCTGACATAAACCAAAATCCCAACCTTAATAAAAACCTTATATTTTGTCAATAGTTGCCACATATTTCACATAATGTGTGTATTAAAGGGGCTAAATCATGTACTAATCCACTTACTTTTCgcccattcaaatgaatggacaAATGAAGGGATCTCTGGCTCCAATACAATAATGTAGATTAAGCTGTTTGGTGCGTGTATTTTAAGGGTCACATTAAGGATTAATTAAAGGTATTTTAAGGGATTATAGCGCGTGATAGCAGAATTCAGCGGGATCAATAAAGCCCTCTGTTTATCTACCTATGTGTATCTACTGTATCTATCCTCCGCGCAGGGGCCTGTCCATTGATCCAGTCCGCCGTTTGCTTACGCTCCGCAGTCGCAGATCTATAAATCACATGCACGCAGCACGCCTGGCTCCTGTTAACCGATGAGTAAATCCAGATGCTTTATGACGCGCTCCAGCGGACCAGGGGacgttttcttcttctctcatacCAGACGAAGGGGCGGAAACGATCCGTTTGACTGTAGTCAAGCTAGCGGCtctgtattttgattttgacaaCAAATCAAGACAAACAGCGACGTTATCACTATATAACTGCGAGACAACGGCTATCGTGTTGTATTATTTCGGTTCGGgtggaattttattttattttattttattgtaaatcatCGGTGAGTTTAATTTTTATCTTCCCTCCCCCTCCaaacgtgtgtgttttttttttttttcttttttcggTAACGTTTGATTGTGCACGAGTCTTAACGATAGCTAGCCGTTATTGTGCAAATGTTCAATGGGGATGAAAACTAGCGCTGGTGTCTAGTTAGGAGACGCGTTTCGCATCATGTGTGACCGTAAATAATCATTATAATCGACAGATTATAATGATTGTGTTACATTAGTTGCTAACGCGAAAGCAATATGGAGGAGACCAGCTAGCTGCAAACTGGGGGTCCCTTCGAGGCTTTGTCGTGTGGGGGGGCTTCTTCTCTTTGCTTGCTAACCTTAGCAACAAAAATCCCCTTAAATTGAGGACACGTGGTGTGTTTTACATCACGACAGTGCTAATTTAAAATAGGTAAAAGCCTGTGTTATATCGTCATCCGCTCTGTATTTCCACACTAACGTTAAATTGCGATAAGCCGCCGCCAGGTGTTGCAGAGCTCCTGTGCACCGTTGATGCTGGCAGGTCCGCCACCTCTGTGTTATTGATGAGTGAGGTGATAAATATTGAGGTAGCTACCCTTTGCAATTATCTCGTTGAAGGTGATCAATAACGCATTCGGTCAGGGCCATGTTTTTGCGCTCCAACTAAAATACacttgcagtggtggaaagtaacaacataaagtacatttactcaagtactgtacttaagtgcagttttGAGGTATTTACTCCATTTTTGATAACTTTAATTACtacttactttgcagattcagattattaatacaaaatataagtCAGCTAATAAACTATGCTGTATTATTATGGTTTAAGATACCCGGCAGCATGTAAAGTAGTCGAAATGAGCCCCACCTTtaacagctgcaacattaatgcatcaataattataatccagtgatgtaatgtaaattattctgaaatgggccattctgcaaaatgagtacttttacttttggtactttaagtatattttgacaAGAATACTTTCGTACTTTTgcttaagattttgaatgcaggacttttacttgacACTACCTGTAACACTGCCCCCCCACCCCTAAGAGATCCAGTGAGTTTACGCCATATCACGAGGTGATGGTACATGGGTAACTTTAGGCAATGCAGATTAGGCAGTCTTTTTAAATTAGAAATCCATAACTGGGACATACACGTAACgggtttttaaaaatatgtaaacatcTACATCGCCTCACATTGTTACCCATGTATCTTTTCAATAAATCCCATTCTCCAAtgctgttttctcctctctacCACATTGATTCCGGCTTGCTTCCATCATGCAACAATCTTGACGTTGACCAGGAACCTGCTGGTCCCCAGGTCTACCTGATGAGTATGAGCCTGACTACAGAATCCCCTAACGATGGTCCCACTGTTACAGAAGGTTTCATATATCATTATTTTCTAACATCAATTTCTCTGTGTCACTTGTCCTTGTGCGGTAAGGTGTGTGTCAAGGGACAAGGAATGAATAAAGTAATGTATGTTGTCAAAGTggctttgtaaatgtttgtagCCCACTTTAAACTGCACTTAGCAGAATGATTTACCATCCATTTGTGAAATAGACAAAGTAACACATGTCCAACAAACTGAATATTAACACCTGCAGCCAATAAGAGTTTTCAGTTTCAAGGCTCAGCAGCCATTAGAGGGTGGGTGTCTTCAGGATCAGTAACTATCTGCTCATTACTCCAGTGTCCAACCCATCAGAGAGCAAAATGACTTCACCTGAGAAGAAGGACAAGAAGCCAGATGATGtgccagaggaagaggaggaggaggaagaatacGTGGTGGAAAAGGTCCTGAATCGGCGGGTGGTGAAAGGGAGAGTAGAGTATCTTCTCAAGTGGAAAGGATTCTCTAAGTGAGTGTTTTGGGCGGAGCTGTTGCTGCATATGTCAAATCATCCACTCTGCCTTTTCTTGTCGTTATCTTATTTATGCAGTCCTCTAACTCAGAGATTGCATTCAAGTTATAACCGAGAAAACAATGATATAGCGGCATATTCAACAGGTgactaaattattaattaaacgCATAAATCCTGTATATTTTTTTGGACTTGTGTCTGCAGTGAAGATAACACGTGGGAGCCAGAAGACAACCTGGACTGTCCAGATTTGATTGCCGAATTTCTGCAGTCCCAGAAAACGGCACACGATGGAAAGAGGAAGGCGGCCGGGGATGCAGAAGGAGAcgaaagtaaaacaaagaagaaaaaagatgacGTAAGTCCCAATCCTTTGTTTTCGGTCGATCTATCTATCTGTTCGCACAGAACGCAGCATTAGTGTTCTTTACTGCCCTGACTCCTAAATACATTAATatcatagtaataataatccactgGTTGAAAACAAATTATATCAACTtacctgacaaaaaaaaaagtggtgtcATACTTAGTGATATGATAAGTTGTGCGATTTCTGTTGCGTTGATTGTTAGTAGTTCTATAACAAATGTATGTACAGGAACACGTTATGTTACAAGATCTTTATCTTCTTTTGATTTGGCAAAGATTGTGACAAACATTGGTTTTTAGATTCCATTTCATAGTCTTAAGCTGTAGAAATACTAAGTGCTGGGCTCAGTATGCATAATTGCCAGATGCCCTATTGTACTAAGGGTCCTGACCCACCAAGCCAACCTCAAACAACTGGCATAGACTGAAACATATCTTCTGTTCGTGTCATGTCTTCTGTTAAAAGTTGCAGTGTAACACACCACATAGGCTACGGCCAGCTGACCACCaacatgcatgtatgttttACACCTGCACGAGGACACAACTAGTCAGtagtctgacaaaacaaagcagTCTAATATTTAGACACCGCTGGGATTTAGATTAAACAGtttcatcagtaataatatgtgtaatatgtaaaaatgtgtctaaTAAAAAGTTGCAACTGGCACTGttaagttttgtttattttcttctttgctttgCTCTGGTGTTGTCAGCCCATTTGCTTGtggaagaacaaaagaaaaggcaGAGACACAAAATTAAACTCTTCTGATATACACAGCATGAGATAAAACATTTTCCTGCATTTTTTGTGGGCAGAGCAGTTCAAAATATTGCCAGGAAAGAATGGTAAACCCCAAACAAGCCACAGTGAGTTGGTTAGACGAAGAGTTGCAGGTGCCAGGTGTTCATTGTAGTTTAGGCAAACCTTAAACCTCATCAAGGAAAGCAACCTTTTGTCATGGAAAACCACATCACAGGCTCTGATCACAGTTGCTCGTGGTAAGGCAGGGTGCTGTTCGCCGAACCATGCGGAGAGTCAGGTGTCCACTTCAACAGTGCCTTACTTTGGGATCAACCAATTACAGGCCCCGCGTCTGTCCTCCGCATGCAGGATACCCTCTGTGCGGTCACGCATCCACCACCAGGCGACTCTCAGGCTGAATCCCAAATGTCCGGACTTCAAATCCACAACTCATCAAGTCCTCAAGGGGGCTCATGTGGACTTTCTGCTTGGGGTGCAGACTTCATCAGACTGCGCTGATTGAATTACCCACAACTCATTGCAATACAGACGCGACGCTACAATTTTTTAAAGTCGTCGACACAAGACAACAACgatatttactttaaaaatattgcacaaatgaatgaaataaatgcagaaCTGAAAAGATAACTCGATGAATGGATTagttgatggacagaaaattaatctgcaaccaTTGTGATcactgaataataattttagtCATTGCCAAACATTTGGCATGAGAGTAAGctgaatattttttggttttggactgttggtcagacaagaCACTTAAAGACATCTCCTTAGGCTGTGGGAAATTACaacgggcatttttcactattttctgacattttgataaaacgattaattgagaaaatagtcgtcagattaatcgacaatgaaaataattatttgccGCCCTACAAATATgtagaataaaaaatatgacACTAAGATGCaataaaagaatatttttaaaaagtgatgtgAAGCATGTCACAGTATGTATGCCTGACGTCTGGAGGATGGACATTTGGATTCAGCTGCAACATATGCAAAGAGGCCGCATTGTTTACCTGCATTCCTTTTGTGCTGATGAGCGTTTGGATCTCAGATTTCTACGGCTGCGTTCGTAAACATGAAAtcttcaaacattttctgtttgtacaGCAAAGCCCCGTGTTTTCGTGACGTGTCGATTGGTTTTAAATTCAGATAGGAACCTTGACATACTGTAGGTAGTTAATATTTATGCTCAAATTTAGTTTTGTGCTCGATTGaagttgtattttgttgtttgatcCTCAGACAGAGAAGCTAAGGGGCTTTGCTCGAGGGCTGGATCCAGAAAGGATTATTGGTGCCACAGATTCCACAGGAGAACTCATGTTCCTCATGAAATGGTTTGTATGCGCCATATAGCACAGTAACTGCTGGGCAGCTGTTGAAACTGGAATAACTGTCTCTCTGTTGGggatttaaaatgtgtcattaaatATTTGTCTGCGTGTGCCAAAATGCAAGTCAGTTTAATTcggtttttgttgttttctgtttgtacaGGAAAAATTCGGATGAAGCGGACCTGGTGCCGGCGAAGGAGGCCAATGTGAAGTGTCCGCAGGTGGTCATCTCTTTTTATGAAGAGAGACTTACTTGGCACTCATATCCCACCGAAGACGAGAAAAAAGACGACAAAAACTAACACAGGGCGAAGGGGcaggggaaaagaaagaaactgtaGTTTTGAACTTCATTTCGACAGGGGATTTGGGCCAGGGGGGGGTGGCAGAGACAAGCAAGACACCATTGGACTTGTTCGTCTTTCGGTGTAGTATCACTCATTTGATTCTACTTTTATCTGGGTATAATCTAACTGTATATATGCTTCAGGTTTGCTTGACAAAACCCAACTGAAACGTACAACGCAGTGTTAATTTTCAGTATCAGTTTTAAGAAAACTGCTCGCCTACTAAAGAATCATTTTCACATAACATTTGGTCCAGTGCTCAGTCGTCTTGCTATGACAATGTATCAGTGAggtgatgtttttatttcattagtgtgccaatttttttttttactaggaTTCATTGGTGCTTTTGACAGCAAAACTGTGTTCATCTTAACTGTTTCCTTAGGACTTGTTTGGTGTATGATTATAAACCCTTTTCAGTGATTAATTTAGTCATTGGTAATCTTTGTAGTGTTTTTCATGAACAAGTCTTGCTTGTCGGTTTTGGAGAATAAACCACTTTTTGTTACTGTGCTGTTTCATGCTGGTGTCACTTTTAATATAACAGGATTATTACCTAGTAAGCCTGCAACTAGTGATTAGTTTCATTAGCGATTAATCGCTTGGTctgtaaaacatcagaaaacagtgaaaaatgtattctaatGCAAGACTAGgacaagcagcaaattctcacatttgaacctggaaccatcaaatgtttggtatttctTGCTTCAGAAATGACAAACGATcggttatcaaaatagttgcccaTTCATTTTATGTccatcgactaattgattaatcgttgtAGCTCTATTACTCAGTTGTTCATGGTCCTGGGGGTTCTTTCCAAGAAGCAGGTTTTCTGAGTTATCTGGATAACTTTGCGAATTTAAAGCTGGAGCCCCCCAAAGTCTGAAACATGGACTGACGTAAAACCCCAAACTTATCTAGATAACTTACAAAACCTGCTTTTGGACCAAGCCCCTGTTGCACAGTATAACATATACCATTCATGACAACTAGAACACAAGAGTCAtgggtgaaaataaaaacactttattaatcaataaaaacaattctTGATTGCCAGCAAATATCTCAAAACAGAGGGAACTACATCCAAACTCAAAGCAGAGGGTGAGACTGTTATGGAGACATCTGACAAACTACATAAAtcatgacaaacacaaacatgaaaatatttacataacGAGACAGACAAAAAAGTGCACTAAGTAGTAGCAGTACTAAATAGTTGGTGTCGCACTGGGTTACACTGAAGTGAATGTTAACCAGAGTTTCATGCCCGAATATCACATTTAATGAAACAGTTCTCCTTTCAAAACTATTTTTTGGACATCATCTTAATGTTGTGAGTTCTGTTCAGCCTCTTGTAATTATTCTAGCCTAACCGCTATCTCAGCTGCAACAAC is a window of Siniperca chuatsi isolate FFG_IHB_CAS linkage group LG20, ASM2008510v1, whole genome shotgun sequence DNA encoding:
- the cbx1b gene encoding chromobox protein homolog 1b isoform X1, with translation MSEVINIEEPAGPQVYLMSMSLTTESPNDGPTVTEVSNPSESKMTSPEKKDKKPDDVPEEEEEEEEYVVEKVLNRRVVKGRVEYLLKWKGFSNEDNTWEPEDNLDCPDLIAEFLQSQKTAHDGKRKAAGDAEGDESKTKKKKDDTEKLRGFARGLDPERIIGATDSTGELMFLMKWKNSDEADLVPAKEANVKCPQVVISFYEERLTWHSYPTEDEKKDDKN
- the cbx1b gene encoding chromobox protein homolog 1b isoform X3: MTSPEKKDKKPDDVPEEEEEEEEYVVEKVLNRRVVKGRVEYLLKWKGFSNEDNTWEPEDNLDCPDLIAEFLQSQKTAHDGKRKAAGDAEGDESKTKKKKDDTEKLRGFARGLDPERIIGATDSTGELMFLMKWKNSDEADLVPAKEANVKCPQVVISFYEERLTWHSYPTEDEKKDDKN
- the cbx1b gene encoding chromobox protein homolog 1b isoform X2, with translation MSMSLTTESPNDGPTVTEVSNPSESKMTSPEKKDKKPDDVPEEEEEEEEYVVEKVLNRRVVKGRVEYLLKWKGFSNEDNTWEPEDNLDCPDLIAEFLQSQKTAHDGKRKAAGDAEGDESKTKKKKDDTEKLRGFARGLDPERIIGATDSTGELMFLMKWKNSDEADLVPAKEANVKCPQVVISFYEERLTWHSYPTEDEKKDDKN